The Chryseobacterium sp. 52 genome includes a region encoding these proteins:
- a CDS encoding zinc-dependent metalloprotease, whose product MNRTILMKNYRLALYLGLALASPAVLAQKKDTVKTDKEKSEKADISSKKTKKIEDLIKKGTYKKGLFNTIQVRTDVYFEIPDSLMGRQFLVVNKLSQVPMQVNEAGLNKGMNYENKVISFHRDAVAKKVWVKTIVPQVSSPKNDAITKSVKDNFSESVIEVFDIEAQNNDSTSVAIKVNKIFDGNQKSFNDVLANVGLGGSVKSSLSYIESVKTFPQNLVVKSQLTTSVNEGGVDLPVTLGVTSNLVLLSKIPMNPRVGDSRVGFFSEKHWAFNDRQQKMDEKQFITRWRLEPKEEDREKYIKGELVEPKKQIVYYIDPSTPKQWREKIIAGVYDWQAAFEQAGFKNAVIAKMPDEKDEDFDIDDVRYSVITYAASPKANAMGPSVVDPRSGEIIESDIIWWHNVMTSLQEWMRIQTGPIDPKARGNKFSDEHMGEAIRFVSSHEVGHTFGLKHNMGASFAFPVESLRSKEFTDKMGGTAPSIMDYARYNYVAQPEDGVTAITPKIGVYDKYAIEWGYRWYPDEMTEKKALKNLIEKNEDDPLYFYGEQQNFLETIDPRSQSEDLGDDAMKAGEYGIKNLKIVTNNLLTWTYEEGKPYTDAGKLYLGVIGQWDLYTGHVMANVGGIYLNNTVFGNKKKAYEPVPAETQRRAVDYLIKNVINLPEWLFFNPITEKTYPVKNSPIGPFEQTPYTLARGMQYGNIYSLFVDDRLLRLIENELKHEVSGSKEEIYTVENLFDQVRGAIFHKKGSLTILEKMTQKNYVDALIVSVNKLFEKTAVKALKVENTLNIPMICNFHEHEEDHTLRNINYSSMKRVSEVTTYKRAELQKVLNLLNKSKNKGDEASRAHYADLIIRIKEALNK is encoded by the coding sequence ATGAATCGGACTATTTTAATGAAGAATTACAGACTGGCTCTGTACCTGGGACTTGCACTGGCCTCACCGGCAGTCCTTGCACAGAAAAAAGATACAGTAAAGACAGATAAAGAAAAATCGGAGAAAGCAGACATTTCATCGAAAAAAACAAAGAAAATTGAAGACCTGATCAAAAAAGGAACCTATAAAAAAGGCCTTTTCAATACCATTCAGGTCAGAACAGATGTTTATTTTGAAATTCCCGACAGTTTGATGGGACGTCAGTTTTTGGTAGTCAATAAACTGTCTCAGGTACCCATGCAGGTTAATGAAGCAGGGTTAAACAAAGGAATGAATTATGAAAATAAAGTCATTTCCTTTCACCGGGATGCAGTAGCTAAAAAAGTGTGGGTTAAAACAATCGTTCCACAGGTATCATCCCCAAAAAATGATGCCATTACAAAATCTGTAAAAGATAATTTTTCAGAGTCTGTGATTGAAGTTTTTGATATTGAAGCCCAAAACAATGATTCTACCTCTGTAGCCATTAAAGTCAATAAAATTTTTGATGGAAATCAGAAAAGCTTTAATGATGTTTTGGCTAATGTAGGTCTTGGAGGGTCTGTAAAATCAAGCCTTTCATATATCGAAAGTGTAAAAACCTTTCCTCAGAATCTGGTGGTAAAATCCCAACTCACGACAAGTGTTAATGAAGGAGGTGTAGATCTTCCCGTAACCCTTGGAGTAACCAGTAATCTGGTATTGCTTTCCAAAATACCAATGAATCCGAGAGTAGGGGATTCAAGAGTCGGTTTTTTCAGTGAAAAACACTGGGCATTCAATGACCGTCAGCAGAAAATGGATGAAAAGCAGTTTATCACCAGATGGCGCCTTGAACCTAAAGAGGAAGACAGAGAAAAATATATAAAAGGTGAATTAGTAGAACCTAAAAAACAGATCGTTTATTATATAGATCCTTCCACTCCGAAACAATGGCGTGAGAAAATCATAGCAGGAGTCTACGACTGGCAGGCCGCTTTTGAACAGGCTGGTTTTAAAAATGCTGTGATTGCAAAAATGCCGGATGAAAAAGATGAAGACTTTGATATTGACGATGTAAGATATTCAGTAATCACGTATGCTGCCTCACCTAAGGCCAATGCGATGGGGCCTTCGGTAGTGGATCCGAGAAGCGGAGAAATCATCGAATCGGATATTATCTGGTGGCATAACGTGATGACTTCTCTTCAGGAATGGATGAGAATTCAGACCGGACCTATAGATCCGAAAGCCAGAGGAAATAAATTCAGTGATGAGCATATGGGCGAGGCGATCCGTTTTGTGTCATCTCATGAAGTAGGACATACTTTTGGACTGAAGCATAATATGGGAGCTTCATTTGCATTCCCTGTAGAATCACTCCGTTCAAAAGAATTTACGGATAAAATGGGCGGAACAGCTCCCTCTATTATGGATTATGCGCGTTACAATTATGTTGCCCAGCCGGAAGATGGTGTTACTGCAATCACGCCAAAGATAGGAGTATATGATAAATATGCTATCGAATGGGGCTACCGTTGGTATCCGGATGAAATGACGGAGAAAAAAGCTTTGAAAAATTTAATAGAGAAAAATGAAGATGATCCTTTGTATTTCTATGGAGAGCAGCAGAACTTTTTAGAAACCATTGATCCGCGTTCACAGTCAGAAGATTTAGGAGATGATGCCATGAAAGCAGGTGAGTATGGGATAAAAAATCTGAAAATTGTTACAAACAACCTTTTAACATGGACATATGAAGAAGGAAAACCATATACGGATGCAGGAAAGCTTTATTTAGGAGTAATCGGACAGTGGGATCTGTATACAGGTCATGTGATGGCGAACGTAGGAGGAATTTACCTGAATAATACAGTCTTTGGAAATAAGAAAAAAGCATATGAACCGGTCCCTGCCGAAACCCAGAGAAGAGCAGTAGATTATCTGATTAAAAATGTAATTAACCTTCCGGAATGGTTGTTTTTTAACCCGATTACAGAGAAAACCTATCCTGTTAAAAACTCTCCGATAGGACCTTTCGAGCAAACGCCGTATACCCTGGCAAGAGGGATGCAGTATGGAAATATATATTCCCTGTTTGTAGATGACCGACTGCTGAGATTGATTGAAAATGAATTAAAACATGAAGTGTCAGGTTCAAAAGAAGAAATCTATACCGTAGAGAATTTATTTGACCAGGTAAGAGGTGCTATTTTCCATAAAAAAGGAAGTCTGACGATTCTTGAAAAGATGACCCAGAAAAACTATGTGGATGCCCTGATCGTTTCGGTAAATAAATTATTTGAAAAAACGGCAGTCAAAGCATTGAAGGTTGAAAATACACTGAACATCCCGATGATATGTAATTTCCATGAGCATGAAGAAGATCATACCCTTAGAAATATCAACTATTCATCCATGAAAAGAGTTTCTGAAGTCACTACTTATAAAAGAGCAGAACTACAGAAAGTATTGAACCTATTGAATAAAAGTAAAAACAAAGGAGATGAAGCTTCCAGGGCGCATTATGCAGACTTGATCATCCGAATTAAAGAGGCTTTAAATAAATAA
- a CDS encoding SusC/RagA family TonB-linked outer membrane protein yields the protein MKKTLILLPLLAAQIAFAQEKKTITGKIEDGNTSAMISGASVKIETQSVSTKTDLVGIIESVSVGTVTDSNGKFILELPADTKSVLVSYPGYESRVIQISEGQTNYTVRLIPEVSDKNKIQEVIITGYQKIEKRKQTSAVATVKMDNINQAGVASVDQMLSGQVAGVVVTPQTGSPGGPAKIRIRGTASLSGPQDPLWVVDGLPLEGNDVPNFSDKDNIDQLQNFSIAGLNPNDIEDITILKDAAATAIYGARAANGVISITTKKGKKGTMRINFSADTFVTSRPDFNKLNLLNASEKVDLELMLASRADLTYRADKGEVMRILMKNGQLDDYRNGGLGALNSITRQQLDGLRSNNTDWGKLLYRNAINKQYGVSISGGSDRSDYYFSLGAYDEEGTTIGTGFKRYNLTLKNNYKLSDKLSAGISVFGTQSERESFVTDADASINPINYSRNANPYLSPYNPDGSYRYDQDIDGFSDRYIPFNFVEERENTSYTLKNRSLKAIFDLEYKITKDLKITSQLGMQYDSNKTEKFAAQNTYFTRKMREGTRYYKDGAFRYFLPDGGIKQNWDNEFFQYNWKLQAAYSTKINSRHEIDLMAGTEIRKTEDNTTLTRAFGYDDTTRKATAIVFPNSNDASDRRYETYREMPPVENAYASMFATASYTFDQKYTFFGSVRYDGTNLFGVNKKYKYLPIWAVSGSWLVTKENFMKNLTAISNLRLRASYGLQGNIDRNTSPFFIGEYYDTTILPGSKENIINVISPPNDKLRWEKTTNVNFGLDLGMLKNRISFTADIYSRKGTDMISMKETPLETGFEYTMMNWGSLTNKGFELALSTRNIDKENFKWSTTINFAHNKSNVLSEQPRNNALLPSREGLPVNAVFALKTAGMDENGNPMFWKGNEKVSAVDFFKLYDVYADFLPGQLVDTKLSNEELRNLFTYVGDRDPKFTGGIINTFKVHNFDMTISAAFSFKQTVMSSPSYRGMDLDRGRNYTKDIYEAGTRLPGITSPDMESNPGWMANKWFADNRSNAYNLLDVWAKEISYVRISSIRLGYTLPKEFTNPMGISSLRLSIEGRNLFVFSNGYKGYFDPETYGNIYAQPIAKSVTVGFNISF from the coding sequence ATGAAAAAAACTCTAATCCTTTTACCTCTTTTGGCGGCTCAGATTGCATTTGCCCAGGAAAAGAAAACCATTACAGGAAAAATAGAAGACGGAAATACATCCGCTATGATTTCCGGAGCATCTGTAAAGATAGAAACACAGTCCGTTTCTACAAAGACCGACCTGGTAGGAATTATTGAAAGTGTATCGGTAGGTACAGTGACCGACAGTAACGGAAAATTTATCCTGGAACTTCCTGCAGACACCAAGTCTGTGCTGGTAAGTTATCCGGGCTATGAGTCCAGGGTCATTCAGATCAGTGAAGGCCAGACCAATTATACAGTAAGACTGATCCCTGAGGTATCAGATAAAAATAAAATCCAGGAAGTTATCATTACCGGCTATCAGAAAATCGAAAAGCGTAAGCAGACTTCTGCCGTTGCCACGGTGAAGATGGATAATATCAACCAGGCTGGTGTAGCCAGTGTAGACCAGATGCTTTCGGGGCAGGTTGCAGGGGTTGTGGTGACGCCACAAACCGGATCTCCTGGAGGTCCGGCAAAGATCAGAATCAGAGGAACAGCTTCTCTTTCAGGTCCGCAGGATCCGTTATGGGTAGTAGACGGTCTTCCGTTAGAAGGAAATGATGTCCCTAATTTCAGCGATAAAGACAATATAGATCAGCTTCAGAATTTTTCTATCGCAGGTTTAAATCCTAATGATATTGAGGATATTACCATTTTAAAAGATGCTGCGGCTACCGCTATTTATGGAGCCAGAGCTGCCAATGGGGTGATCTCTATTACCACTAAAAAAGGGAAAAAAGGAACCATGAGAATCAATTTCTCAGCCGATACCTTTGTAACATCACGTCCGGATTTTAACAAGCTTAACCTTCTGAATGCTTCCGAAAAAGTGGATTTGGAATTAATGCTTGCAAGCCGTGCTGACCTGACCTATCGTGCAGATAAAGGGGAAGTAATGAGAATTCTAATGAAAAACGGACAGCTGGATGACTATAGAAACGGAGGTTTGGGAGCATTGAATAGCATTACCCGTCAGCAGCTGGATGGTTTAAGAAGCAACAATACCGATTGGGGGAAACTTCTTTATAGAAACGCGATCAATAAGCAGTATGGAGTAAGCATCTCAGGAGGGAGCGACCGTTCAGATTATTATTTCTCATTAGGAGCTTATGATGAAGAAGGTACAACCATCGGGACGGGTTTTAAACGATATAACCTGACTTTAAAAAATAATTATAAACTAAGTGATAAGTTAAGTGCAGGGATCTCTGTTTTTGGAACACAAAGTGAGCGTGAATCATTTGTGACAGACGCAGATGCCTCCATTAATCCTATCAATTATTCAAGAAACGCTAATCCTTACCTGAGTCCGTACAATCCGGACGGAAGCTACAGATATGATCAGGATATTGATGGTTTTTCCGACCGATATATTCCTTTCAATTTTGTGGAAGAAAGGGAAAATACAAGTTATACGCTGAAGAACCGTTCATTAAAAGCCATATTCGATTTAGAATATAAAATAACAAAAGACCTGAAGATTACTTCTCAGTTGGGGATGCAGTATGACAGCAACAAAACAGAGAAATTTGCCGCTCAGAATACCTACTTCACCAGAAAAATGAGAGAAGGAACCCGTTATTATAAAGATGGGGCATTCCGTTATTTCCTGCCTGACGGAGGGATAAAACAGAACTGGGATAACGAATTTTTCCAATACAACTGGAAATTGCAGGCAGCGTACAGCACAAAAATCAATTCAAGACATGAAATTGATTTGATGGCCGGAACAGAAATCCGTAAAACGGAAGATAATACGACCTTAACCAGAGCTTTCGGTTATGACGATACAACAAGAAAAGCCACAGCCATCGTTTTCCCAAATTCAAACGATGCTTCGGACAGAAGATATGAAACTTACCGTGAAATGCCACCGGTTGAGAATGCATATGCTTCCATGTTTGCGACAGCTTCTTATACTTTTGATCAGAAATATACATTTTTCGGAAGTGTAAGATATGACGGAACCAATTTATTCGGGGTCAATAAAAAATATAAATACCTGCCGATATGGGCAGTTTCAGGTTCATGGTTGGTAACGAAAGAGAACTTCATGAAAAACCTTACGGCTATTTCTAACCTAAGGCTAAGAGCTTCTTACGGTCTTCAGGGAAATATAGACCGTAATACTTCACCGTTCTTTATCGGTGAATATTATGATACGACGATTCTTCCGGGGTCTAAAGAGAATATCATCAATGTCATCAGCCCTCCAAATGATAAACTGCGCTGGGAAAAAACTACCAATGTCAACTTTGGTCTTGACCTGGGAATGCTAAAGAACCGTATTAGCTTTACAGCGGACATCTACAGCAGAAAAGGAACAGACATGATCAGTATGAAAGAAACACCGCTTGAAACCGGTTTTGAATATACGATGATGAACTGGGGAAGTTTGACCAATAAAGGTTTTGAACTGGCTTTATCTACGAGAAACATCGACAAAGAAAATTTCAAATGGAGCACTACGATTAACTTTGCACACAACAAGAGCAATGTTCTTAGTGAACAGCCCCGTAACAACGCTTTACTTCCTTCAAGAGAAGGACTTCCTGTAAATGCTGTTTTTGCATTGAAAACTGCAGGAATGGATGAAAACGGAAATCCAATGTTCTGGAAAGGAAATGAAAAAGTATCAGCCGTAGACTTCTTCAAACTGTATGATGTGTACGCAGATTTCCTTCCGGGTCAGCTTGTGGATACAAAACTCTCCAATGAAGAACTTAGAAACCTTTTCACTTATGTAGGAGACAGAGATCCTAAGTTTACAGGAGGAATTATCAATACATTTAAAGTACACAACTTTGATATGACTATTTCTGCTGCTTTCAGCTTCAAGCAGACGGTGATGAGTTCGCCATCTTACCGTGGAATGGATCTGGACAGAGGAAGAAATTATACAAAAGATATCTACGAGGCCGGAACTAGACTTCCGGGAATTACCAGTCCTGATATGGAAAGCAATCCGGGATGGATGGCCAACAAGTGGTTTGCCGATAACCGTTCCAATGCCTACAACTTACTGGATGTGTGGGCAAAAGAGATCAGCTATGTAAGAATCAGCAGCATCCGTTTAGGCTATACACTCCCTAAAGAGTTTACCAATCCTATGGGAATCAGCAGTCTGAGACTAAGTATTGAAGGACGTAACCTGTTTGTGTTCAGTAATGGATATAAAGGATACTTTGATCCGGAAACCTATGGGAATATCTATGCACAACCCATTGCGAAGTCCGTTACAGTAGGATTTAATATTTCTTTTTAA
- a CDS encoding RagB/SusD family nutrient uptake outer membrane protein translates to MRKITTIIAIAALSLSSIGCDRFLDIQPEGKIIPVSVEDYRKVLTSAYSKYPLHKSLTALRTDEMNIDENVNEFNIYREIAMWKDSNTDQATAEFPWVSFYSVNFYLNQIINEGSKTMADSPEKKQILAEAYALRAYLYFDMVNLYGKPYNSATAATDRGVPISLEIDLEQVLKPSSVQEVYDQVNADIAKAEGLLIEEKQPSGINYRFSKVALKAFQARTALYQGDWNKALNFSEQVMMVKGDLSNLNTATTAPNHFASVESIMALDNAFNIAVQNVSFASTELTSKYNTVTDKRFGLYFEKNGSKYKVIKGGTTDFRVSFRSAEMYFIKSEALLKLNRLSEAKDTLLKVLKNRYTPEGYTAVQNQISPMNTTEFMTFILDERFREFALEGHRWFDLRRANQKKIIHNVNGTEYILQQNDVRYTIEFPMSAKKNNPLL, encoded by the coding sequence ATGAGAAAAATTACAACAATCATTGCGATCGCAGCACTAAGCCTTTCCAGTATCGGATGTGACCGCTTTTTAGATATACAGCCTGAAGGGAAAATTATCCCTGTCAGCGTGGAGGATTACCGTAAAGTACTTACATCAGCGTATTCAAAATATCCGCTCCATAAATCTTTAACTGCTCTGCGTACAGATGAGATGAATATCGATGAAAATGTAAATGAATTTAATATCTACCGTGAAATTGCGATGTGGAAAGATTCAAATACAGATCAGGCAACGGCAGAATTTCCGTGGGTAAGTTTTTATTCTGTGAATTTTTATCTGAATCAGATCATCAATGAAGGAAGCAAGACCATGGCAGATTCTCCTGAAAAAAAGCAGATTCTTGCAGAAGCCTATGCGCTTCGTGCCTATTTGTATTTTGATATGGTGAACCTATACGGGAAACCTTACAACAGTGCTACAGCAGCTACAGACAGAGGAGTGCCTATCAGTCTTGAAATTGATCTTGAACAGGTACTGAAACCTTCTTCTGTACAGGAAGTCTATGACCAGGTGAATGCTGATATTGCAAAGGCAGAAGGACTTCTGATAGAGGAGAAGCAGCCATCCGGCATCAATTACAGGTTCTCAAAGGTGGCTTTGAAAGCATTTCAGGCGAGAACTGCTCTTTACCAGGGCGACTGGAACAAGGCTTTAAACTTTTCAGAACAGGTGATGATGGTTAAAGGAGATTTAAGTAATTTAAATACGGCGACTACGGCGCCTAACCATTTTGCTTCAGTAGAATCCATCATGGCTTTGGACAATGCATTTAACATCGCGGTGCAGAATGTTTCCTTTGCCTCTACAGAGCTGACCTCAAAATATAATACGGTTACAGACAAAAGGTTTGGGCTTTATTTTGAAAAGAATGGCAGCAAATACAAAGTCATCAAAGGGGGAACCACAGATTTCAGAGTATCTTTCAGAAGTGCGGAGATGTATTTTATAAAATCTGAGGCCTTATTAAAACTGAACAGACTGAGTGAAGCTAAAGATACATTGCTTAAAGTTTTAAAGAACAGATACACTCCGGAAGGGTATACGGCAGTTCAAAACCAGATCAGTCCAATGAATACTACAGAATTCATGACTTTTATACTGGATGAAAGATTCAGAGAATTTGCATTGGAAGGACACCGTTGGTTCGATTTAAGAAGAGCCAATCAGAAAAAAATTATTCATAATGTGAATGGTACAGAATATATTCTTCAGCAGAATGATGTGAGATATACCATAGAATTTCCTATGAGTGCCAAGAAGAATAATCCCCTTTTATAA
- a CDS encoding LytR/AlgR family response regulator transcription factor, which yields MKIAIIEDELLAVNYLKNLLDKQSIVPVTETVVLRSKKQAIDFFENNSADLIFMDIHLGDGMSLEIFEYAELFTPIIFITAFDEYAMRVFRHFTIDYLLKPFEEDDLHKALQKFISIRSNFDPEPVLKSISTLRQADDSEKMKRFMVREGNKLKSIDEQETAYFFASGKYLFLTTMDNRTYIYDDTIKDIIHKLNPELFFKINRKFIINKNAVVEIIKHSSQKIELKLSPAPEINSDVFISKRQITEWLNWLKS from the coding sequence ATGAAAATTGCCATTATAGAAGATGAATTGCTGGCTGTTAATTATCTCAAAAATCTATTGGATAAACAAAGCATCGTTCCTGTTACAGAGACGGTGGTGCTGCGTTCAAAAAAACAGGCAATAGATTTTTTCGAAAACAATTCGGCAGATCTTATCTTTATGGATATTCATCTTGGGGACGGAATGAGCCTGGAAATTTTTGAATATGCAGAACTTTTCACGCCCATTATTTTTATTACCGCTTTTGATGAATATGCCATGAGGGTTTTCAGGCATTTTACCATAGACTATCTTCTGAAACCTTTTGAAGAAGATGATCTGCATAAAGCATTGCAAAAATTCATCTCCATAAGATCCAATTTTGATCCGGAGCCTGTCTTAAAATCTATTTCTACCTTACGCCAGGCCGATGATTCTGAAAAGATGAAACGTTTTATGGTGAGAGAAGGAAACAAACTGAAGTCAATAGACGAACAGGAGACCGCTTATTTTTTTGCGTCCGGAAAATACCTTTTCCTGACCACAATGGATAACCGGACCTACATTTATGACGATACAATCAAAGACATCATCCACAAATTAAATCCGGAGCTTTTTTTCAAAATTAACCGCAAATTTATCATCAATAAAAATGCTGTCGTTGAAATTATCAAACATTCCAGCCAAAAGATAGAATTAAAACTTTCCCCGGCCCCTGAAATTAATTCCGATGTATTTATCAGCAAAAGACAAATTACTGAATGGTTGAACTGGCTGAAAAGCTGA
- a CDS encoding S41 family peptidase — MNRFYVLITGFLLLIYTNTNAQTDSVKNYVISALDLMKAKSVNKHRVNWDSLYIDSRKKAENIHTIRETYPLIKNILGALKDSHSNLFPPELVQAYTLGYRAIGQEFPVIESKMTENGIAYIKLPGFACYHFAEWDEFVTTFYKKIENLNAQKPKGWILDLRENGGGMFYPMLAALSPMLDKQKVIGTVDAEGEYAFFDYNRNGNLFEGKQLVHHFTIKKLPKPITKPIVVMVTKKTSSSGEFSTIAFAGQKNVTVIGQNTMGLTSGNQEYKLSDGAFLVLTTGNVVDRNKKEYAKVGEGFSPQVQLKDLSDAGYMKAASDILLKK, encoded by the coding sequence ATGAATAGATTTTACGTTCTCATCACTGGTTTCTTGCTCCTTATTTATACCAATACCAATGCACAGACCGACAGTGTCAAAAACTACGTAATCAGTGCTCTTGATCTGATGAAGGCCAAATCAGTCAATAAACATCGCGTCAACTGGGACTCACTGTATATAGATTCCCGCAAAAAAGCTGAAAATATTCATACCATCAGAGAAACCTATCCGCTTATAAAAAATATACTCGGAGCTCTGAAAGATTCCCATTCCAATCTTTTTCCACCCGAACTGGTTCAGGCCTATACACTCGGTTACAGAGCTATAGGTCAGGAATTCCCTGTTATTGAATCAAAAATGACTGAAAATGGAATCGCATATATTAAACTTCCGGGCTTTGCCTGTTATCATTTTGCAGAATGGGACGAGTTCGTTACTACTTTCTATAAAAAAATTGAAAACCTCAATGCCCAAAAACCAAAAGGCTGGATCCTGGATCTCAGAGAAAATGGTGGCGGAATGTTTTATCCCATGCTGGCAGCTCTGTCTCCCATGTTGGATAAGCAGAAAGTGATTGGTACAGTAGATGCGGAAGGAGAATATGCATTTTTTGACTATAATCGCAACGGAAATCTGTTTGAAGGCAAGCAGCTTGTTCATCATTTTACTATCAAAAAACTTCCTAAACCTATAACAAAGCCTATTGTCGTGATGGTGACCAAGAAAACATCAAGCTCGGGCGAGTTCTCTACCATTGCATTTGCCGGACAGAAAAATGTCACGGTTATTGGGCAGAATACCATGGGACTTACTTCAGGAAATCAGGAATACAAACTTTCTGATGGAGCATTTCTGGTTCTCACTACGGGAAATGTCGTAGACAGGAACAAAAAAGAATACGCTAAAGTAGGAGAGGGCTTTTCTCCTCAGGTGCAGTTAAAAGACCTTTCCGATGCTGGATATATGAAAGCAGCATCGGACATATTGCTGAAAAAATAA
- a CDS encoding YbhB/YbcL family Raf kinase inhibitor-like protein has protein sequence MKKANLILVLSLLFSTVVYGQKTFTLSSKDLGGEATKIQEFNGFGCSGDNRSPQLSWKNAPEGTKSFAITMYDPDAPTGSGFWHWVVFDIPAGTNELATNAGDAKLNLLPKGSIQSITDYGIKGFGGPCPPEGHGSHRYIITVYALKTDKLGLSENTTPPIAGFNLWSQTLAKASIIAYYKR, from the coding sequence ATGAAAAAAGCAAATTTAATTTTAGTTTTGTCTTTACTATTCTCCACGGTAGTCTACGGACAAAAAACATTTACGTTATCAAGCAAGGATCTTGGTGGAGAAGCAACAAAAATACAGGAGTTCAACGGATTCGGCTGTTCGGGGGATAACAGGTCACCTCAATTATCCTGGAAAAACGCACCGGAAGGAACAAAAAGTTTTGCAATAACGATGTATGACCCTGATGCGCCTACAGGCAGCGGATTTTGGCACTGGGTGGTATTTGATATCCCTGCCGGTACCAACGAATTAGCAACCAATGCGGGAGACGCCAAACTGAATTTACTTCCAAAGGGATCTATACAGAGTATCACAGATTATGGAATCAAAGGGTTTGGTGGCCCCTGCCCACCTGAAGGACACGGATCCCACCGATACATCATTACTGTTTATGCTTTAAAAACTGATAAACTGGGACTTTCCGAGAATACTACCCCACCGATTGCAGGTTTTAATCTTTGGAGTCAGACCTTAGCTAAAGCCAGTATTATTGCTTATTATAAGAGGTGA
- a CDS encoding helix-turn-helix domain-containing protein: MKTITLPEELKLQQQSVQIFDYHSSQEISRQQIILNQNAFSFLMEGTKEVVFDNSSVAIDQSRFLIMKSGHCLMTEKLSEKSNYRSVLLFFTSDILLKFLRKNEIIPSESIDYKPVHALDYDDFLYRFVHSLVDISKLSKSVQQKLLEVKLEEIVLYLAATYGTGFLYSLTIKNSDSTQKFIRTVESNQLSKLSLHELAFLCGMSISTFKREFEKHYSESPMKWFQNKRLEHAHHLLDQGQKNSTEIYYEAGYENLSSFIQAYKSKYGTTPKQHHKNLDI, from the coding sequence ATGAAAACAATCACCCTTCCTGAAGAACTTAAATTACAGCAGCAATCTGTGCAGATTTTCGATTATCACAGCTCACAGGAAATATCTAGGCAGCAGATTATTTTAAATCAAAATGCATTCAGTTTCTTAATGGAGGGCACCAAAGAGGTTGTTTTTGATAATTCTTCTGTAGCCATCGATCAGTCAAGGTTCCTTATTATGAAATCGGGGCATTGCCTGATGACCGAAAAGCTTTCAGAAAAGAGCAATTACAGAAGTGTTCTGCTGTTTTTCACCAGCGATATTTTATTAAAATTCCTAAGAAAAAACGAAATTATCCCAAGTGAGTCTATCGATTACAAACCGGTTCATGCGCTTGATTATGATGATTTTCTATATCGTTTCGTCCACAGCTTAGTGGATATTTCCAAACTTTCAAAAAGCGTCCAGCAAAAGCTTCTTGAAGTAAAACTTGAGGAAATTGTGCTATATCTGGCAGCGACATACGGAACGGGATTTTTATATTCACTGACTATAAAAAATAGTGACAGTACCCAGAAATTTATTCGCACTGTAGAAAGTAATCAGTTAAGTAAATTATCACTTCATGAACTGGCTTTTTTGTGTGGTATGAGTATATCTACTTTTAAAAGAGAGTTTGAGAAGCACTATTCTGAATCTCCTATGAAGTGGTTTCAAAATAAAAGACTGGAACATGCTCATCACCTGCTCGATCAGGGCCAGAAAAATTCTACTGAAATTTATTATGAAGCCGGCTATGAGAATTTATCAAGTTTCATTCAGGCTTATAAATCCAAGTATGGAACCACCCCTAAACAGCACCATAAAAATTTGGACATTTAG
- a CDS encoding winged helix-turn-helix transcriptional regulator, with amino-acid sequence MEETAIKHTDGSCKQAKLAIQDTLDVVGGKWKLVLIFVLRDGKKKFNELSREAGISPRILSKELQELEINGLVSRKVCDTKPVTVEYELTEYSQTLFEVVLAMNKWGINHRKKIISGE; translated from the coding sequence ATGGAAGAAACAGCAATAAAACACACGGATGGATCCTGTAAACAGGCAAAGCTAGCCATTCAGGATACTTTGGATGTGGTTGGGGGCAAATGGAAACTGGTTTTAATCTTTGTCCTTCGTGACGGTAAAAAGAAGTTTAATGAGCTTTCAAGAGAAGCCGGTATCAGTCCGCGGATTTTATCAAAAGAATTACAGGAACTGGAAATAAACGGACTGGTCAGCCGGAAAGTATGCGATACCAAACCTGTTACCGTTGAGTATGAATTAACCGAATACAGCCAAACCTTATTTGAGGTTGTTCTGGCCATGAATAAATGGGGAATCAATCACAGGAAAAAGATCATCAGCGGGGAATAG